A region of Dioscorea cayenensis subsp. rotundata cultivar TDr96_F1 chromosome 5, TDr96_F1_v2_PseudoChromosome.rev07_lg8_w22 25.fasta, whole genome shotgun sequence DNA encodes the following proteins:
- the LOC120259848 gene encoding WRKY transcription factor SUSIBA2-like isoform X1, with the protein MGGVAEQCSAMASENRGSWKAKVAGSIAERRAERCGFSVTPRLNTVRFRSVSPVSSPASRSPCFLTIPPGLSPAALLDSPVLLSSSQALASPSIGRLRWLSDDIAPGIPCLPSDEIQVPSSIFDDQLISANANNEIQDTVHLHIESDGQAGATEVKSFTNEEHNGTKGSDTVALESKHVNLPTHICPPFDGVNVEPQLPSNGDQPDHGPTLGKQAEDGYNWRKYGQKHVKGSVHPRSYYKCTHPSCQVKKKVERSHDGQITEIIYRGAHNHPKPQPSRRCAFGMPCSVNEMSDATMGSRSCTIIDEELTLSSRQGSEDKNAAEWSSDGPSSSSIVTELSETLSTVKEKQPDLLKLTDDQEIPSTLNKLIDEEDGATQGTMSLEDDGGEDETESKRMKIGSLLIETSSTSRAAHEQKVVVQTNSDVDILDDGYRWRKYGQKVVKGNPNPRSYYKCTNPGCSVRKHVERASHDLKSVITTYEGKHNHEVPVTRNNSQINSCFNMQPASNAQNSGTPAGPANLSIADLRAVQRTEKRQEFGCDFKSGYTDSIIVNQLAGTSLCYDMKAPTLQQMHWASFGLEINPMEAFHASSIPNIVQDYPVSTPTELYRPNISLPSNDLNQGSFILSELQPFLRHRNPREGILRYRQPKQEVNNDNYNSPINAPSDSLAFTDGQYFGGLPL; encoded by the exons ATGGGAGGAGTTGCAGAGCAGTGCAGCGCCATGGCTTCCGAGAATCGTGGATCTTGGAAGGCTAAGGTAGCTGGTAGCATTGCTGAAAGACGGGCCGAGAGGTGCGGGTTCAGTGTCACGCCCAGGCTCAATACTGTGAGGTTCCGCAGTGTTAGCCCTGTTTCGTCACCGGCTTCACGTTCCCCTTGCTTCCTTACCATTCCTCCCGGGCTTAGCCCTGCTGCGCTTTTGGATTCTCCTGTCCTGCTTTCCAGCTCTcag GCACTGGCATCTCCAAGCATTGGAAGACTTCGATGGTTATCAGATGATATAGCCCCAGGCATTCCATGTCTGCCTAGTGATGAAATTCAG GTCCCTTCTTCCATTTTTGATGACCAGCTGATTTCTGCTAATGCGAACAATGAAATTCAGGACACTGTGCACCTGCATATTGAATCTGATGGTCAGGCCGGAGCAACAGAAGTGAAGAGTTTCACCAATGAGGAACATAATGGCACAAAAGGCTCTGATACTGTCGCTCTGGAAAGTAAACATGTCAACCTTCCTACTCATATTTGCCCGCCATTTGATGGAGTGAATGTAGAGCCGCAGTTGCCTTCAAATGGGGATCAACCAGATCATGGTCCTACTTTAGGAAAACAAGCAGAAGATGGATATAACTGGAGAAAGTATGGGCAGAAACATGTCAAAGGGAGTGTACATCCTAGGAGCTACTATAAATGCACTCATCCAAGTTGTCAGGTTAAGAAAAAAGTGGAGCGTTCCCATGATGGTCAAATTACTGAAATCATCTACCGGGGTGCACATAACCATCCTAAACCGCAGCCTTCTCGTCGATGTGCATTTGGAATGCCATGTTCAGTTAATGAGATGTCAGATGCTACTATGGGTTCAAGATCATGTACAATTATAGACGAGGAACTGACTTTGAGTTCTAGACAAGGTTCTGAAGATAAAAATGCTGCAGAATGGAGTAGTGATGGTCCATCATCTTCATCCATTGTTACTGAGCTTTCAGAAACTCTCTCCACTGTCAAAGAGAAACAACCTGATCTTCTTAAGTTGACTGACGATCAAGAGATTCCGTCTACTTTAAACAAGCtgattgatgaagaagatggtgcTACACAGGGGACAATGTCacttgaagatgatggtggtgaaGATGAGACTGAATCAAAGAGAAT GAAAATAGGTTCATTGTTGATTGAAACCAGTTCAACCTCTCGTGCTGCTCATGAACAAAAAGTGGTAGTTCAAACCAACAGCGATGTTGATATTCTTGATGATGGATACCGCTGGCGGAAGTATGGGCAGAAAGTTGTTAAAGGAAATCCAAATCCAAG GAGTTATTACAAATGCACAAATCCTGGATGCTCTGTGAGGAAACATGTAGAAAGAGCTTCGCATGATTTGAAATCAGTGATCACAACTTATGAGGGAAAGCATAACCATGAGGTGCCTGTGACAAGGAACAACAGCCAAATCAACTCCTGTTTTAACATGCAACCTGCATCTAATGCTCAAAACTCAGGAACACCGGCCGGACCGGCCAACTTATCAATTGCTGATTTGCGAGCTGTTCAACGTACTGAGAAGAGACAAGAATTTGGCTGTGACTTCAAATCTGGATACACAGATAGTATCATCGTCAACCAATTAGCAGGTACTTCTCTCTGTTATGATATGAAAGCACCTACTCTGCAACAAATGCACTGGGCCTCTTTTGGACTGGAAATCAACCCCATGGAGGCCTTTCATGCAAGTTCTATTCCGAATATTGTCCAAGACTATCCAGTTTCAACTCCCACCGAACTATACAGGCCAAACATTTCATTGCCCAGCAATGATCTGAATCAAGGAAGTTTCATCCTATCAGAGTTACAACCTTTTCTTCGGCACCGAAATCCCAGAGAGGGTATTCTCCGATATAGGCAGCCTAAACAGGAAGTGAACAATGACAACTATAACTCTCCCATCAATGCTCCATCTGATTCCCTGGCATTCACTGATGGACAGTATTTTGGTGGTCTTCCTTTGTAG
- the LOC120262153 gene encoding 3-dehydroquinate synthase, chloroplastic isoform X1, translating into MAASPSLRPSSRFAPALSASPRRSSSIPAALLVRRHDISAVSLRSLSGDRFGVKQRGMRPRSSGDPFGICCASSSPVVEKAAEEAGSKVSTVVDVDLGNRSYPIYIGSGLLDEPDLLQRHVHGKGVLIVTNTTVAPLYLDKVVKALTHGNPNVSVESVILPDGEKYKEMNTLMKVFDKAIESRLDRRCTFVALGGGVIGDMCGFAAASFLRGVNFIQIPTTLMAQVDSSVGGKTGINHPLGKNLIGAFYQPQCVLIDTDTLNTLPDRELVSGIAEVIKYGLIRDAEFFEWQEKNMQALLARDPSALAYAVKRSCENKAEVVSLDEKEGGLRATLNLGHTFGHAIENGLGYGDWLHGEAVGAGTVMAVDMSRRLGWIDDSVVERALSILQQARLPTGPPDAMTVEKFKSIMAVDKKVADGLLRLILLKGPLGNCVFTGDYDRNALDETLRAFCKC; encoded by the exons ATGGCTGCCTCTCCTTCTCTCCGTCCCTCTTCCCGCTTCGCTCCTGCCCTCTCTGCCTCCCCTCGACGCTCCAGTTCTATTCCAGCGGCTCTTCTCGTCCGCCGTCACGATATCAGTGCCGTCTCTCTTCGTTCTTTGTCTGGTGATCGCTTTGGGGTGAAGCAGCGAGGGATGAGACCGAGATCCAGCGGAGATCCGTTCGGGATCTGCTGTGCAAGCTCCTCGCCGGTGGTTGAGAAGGCGGCGGAGGAGGCTGGATCAAAGGTTTCCACCGTCGTGGATGTGGATCTTGGCAACCGTAGCTACCCCATCTACATCGGATCCGGCCTTCTGGACGAGCCTGATCTCCTCCAGCG GCATGTTCATGGCAAAGGAGTTCTTATTGTGACGAACACGACGGTTGCGCCGCTTTATCTTGATAAAGTTGTGAAAGCTCTGACTCATGGCAACCCAAATGTATCggttgagagtgtgattttACCTGATGGCGAGAAGTACAAGGAAATG aatACTTTGATGAAGGTGTTTGACAAGGCTATAGAGTCTCGGTTGGATCGGCGGTGTACCTTTGTGGCACTGGGTGGTGGAGTGATTGGTGACATGTGTGGATTTGCTGCAGCCTCTTTTCTTCGTGGTGTCAATTTCATTCAGATTCCAACAACGCTTATGGCTCAG GTGGATTCATCAGTTGGGGGTAAAACTGGGATAAATCATCCTCTGGGCAAAAACTTGATAGGAGCCTTTTATCAACCACAGTGTGTGTTGATAGACACTGATACCTTAAATACACTGCCTGATAGGGAACTGGTCTCTGGTATTGCAGAGGTTATTAAGTATGGGCTTATTAGAGATGCTGAATTCTTTGAGTGGCAAGAGAAGAATATGCAAGCGTTATTAGCAAG GGATCCAAGTGCTTTAGCATATGCTGTCAAACGTTCTTGTGAAAACAAAGCTGAGGTTGTTTCCTTGGATGAGAAGGAAGGTGGATTGAGGGCAACCTTGAACTTGGGTCATACATTTGGTCAT GCAATTGAGAATGGATTAGGCTACGGTGACTGGCTCCATGGAGAAGCTGTTGGAGCTGGCACg GTTATGGCTGTTGACATGTCACGCCGTCTTGGCTGGATTGATGATTCAGTTGTAGAGCGAGCCCTGAGCATCTTGCAACAGGCCAGGCTTCCTACAGGTCCCCCTGATGCTATGACTGTTGAGAAATTCAAATCTATCATGGCT GTTGATAAAAAGGTTGCTGATGGATTGCTACGGCTCATCCTTCTCAAAGGACCTCTTGGTAATTGTGTTTTCACTGGGGACTATGACCGAAATGCCCTTGATGAAACTCTTCGTGCGTTCTGCAAATGCTGA
- the LOC120260177 gene encoding protein WHAT'S THIS FACTOR 1 homolog, chloroplastic-like produces MLSPHRRLLLSKLVHLAPDLGFAPNFRSRLCNSHPDRFRIVDTSYGRALELVSWDSSLAVPFPPVTNCADDDFKDRPIIDRPPKFKLLKLRRGLNLKRPHRDFLIRLQELPDVSPYLDQQQRQRVMTPEEAEKQACAVVREVLAMTTEKRTLVDHLTHFRRDFGLPNRLHAMLVRHPEMFYVSIKGARDSVFLVEAYDEKGKLLVEDELKSAKKKLVELVNEGKRMRREWKRGYGYGDGAEDESDGGDGDLEDVDDDDEDEDNVLQDLFESGIGDDWKEICGGDDHFEDELKEVDEFWIRKALDESTRQGEELLEVW; encoded by the coding sequence ATGCTCTCCCCTCACCGCCGCCTCCTCCTCTCCAAGCTCGTACACCTCGCTCCCGACCTCGGATTCGCCCCTAATTTCCGCTCCCGCCTCTGTAACTCGCACCCCGATCGTTTCCGCATTGTCGACACCTCCTACGGCCGCGCTCTTGAACTCGTCTCCTGGGATTCCTCCCTTGCCGTTCCCTTCCCTCCGGTTACCAATTGCGCTGATGATGATTTCAAGGACCGGCCCATCATCGACCGCCCACccaagttcaagctcttgaagCTCCGACGGGGACTGAACTTGAAGCGTCCGCACCGGGACTTTTTGATCCGGTTGCAAGAGCTTCCGGACGTATCACCATATTTGGACCAGCAGCAGCGGCAGCGGGTAATGACGCCGGAGGAGGCGGAGAAGCAGGCGTGCGCTGTGGTCAGGGAGGTGCTGGCGATGACGACGGAGAAGCGGACGCTGGTCGACCATTTGACGCATTTCCGCAGGGATTTCGGGCTTCCCAACAGGCTGCACGCGATGTTGGTGAGGCACCCGGAGATGTTCTACGTGAGTATCAAGGGGGCGAGGGACTCTGTGTTCCTCGTTGAAGCTTATGATGAGAAGGGGAAGCTGCTTGTGGAGGATGAGTTGAAGTCTGCCAAAAAGAAGCTTGTGGAGCTTGTCAACGAGGGGAAGAGGATGAGGCGTGAGTGGAAGAGAGGGTATGGTTATGGCGATGGTGCTGAAGATGAGAgtgatggtggtgatggtgatttGGAGGATGTGGATGacgatgatgaagatgaagataatgTTCTTCAAGACTTGTTTGAGTCTGGAATTGGAGATGATTGGAAGGAAATTTGTGGCGGTGATGATCATTTTGAGGATGAGTTGAAAGAGGTTGATGAGTTCTGGATTAGAAAAGCTCTTGATGAAAGCACTAGACAAGGGGAAGAATTGCTGGAAGTTTGGTGA
- the LOC120260176 gene encoding uncharacterized protein LOC120260176 yields the protein MASSSALSLTTPVSTHSLKQSSFLPFSSISINNPNKPLKNKNTITITITISISISISSSVKIVRFPSLDRHASRYNRLRFVRKLQTLLLSKPRHFLPLRVLSRCRSYLSPPPARSLLSMILRYPSIFRLFYSLLLHLPLSLPPLRHPHPCRCLPRRPRIPPPLLHLLLSRL from the coding sequence ATGGCTTCTTCATCAGCTCTATCCCTCACCACCCCAGTGTCCACCCACTCCCTCAAGCAATCCTCCTTCCTCCCCTTCTCTTCCATATCCATCAACAACCCTAACAAACccttgaagaacaagaacaccatcaccatcaccatcaccatctccatctccatctccatctcctcctccgTCAAGATCGTCCGCTTCCCTTCTCTCGATCGCCATGCGTCCCGCTACAACCGCCTCCGCTTCGTCCGCAAGCTCCAAACTctcctcctctccaaaccccgcCATTTCCTCCCTCTCCGCGTCCTCTCCCGCTGCCGCAGCTACCTTTCCCCTCCCCCTGCCCGCTCCCTCCTCTCCATGATCCTCCGCTACCCTTCCATCTTCCGCCTCTTCTACTCCCTCCTCCTTCACCTCCCCCTCTCTCTCCCTCCTCTCCGTCACCCTCACCCCTGCCGCTGCCTCCCTCGCCGCCCACGAATCCCGCCTCCGCTCCTCCATCTCCTCCTCTCTCGCCTCTAA
- the LOC120262155 gene encoding LOW QUALITY PROTEIN: uncharacterized WD repeat-containing protein C2A9.03-like (The sequence of the model RefSeq protein was modified relative to this genomic sequence to represent the inferred CDS: deleted 1 base in 1 codon), giving the protein MMNAGDEFDYLLDEGEMGNFMDYDMDGGFSDGGGGGSDSEDDYALLTRVTDTSAAQARRGRDIQGIPWNRLHITRQNYRKTRLEQYKNYENIASSGELVDKKCKQMNKGGNYYEFLYNTRLVKPTILHFQLRNLVWATSKHDVYFMTNASVNHWSSTSRALTEVLNFSGHVAPDERHNGSLLEGFTRTQISTISVKHNLLVAGGFQGELTCKLLERHGVSFCTRTTLDDNAITNAIDIYKNMSGGIHFMASNNDCGVREFDVERFQLINHFCFPWPVNHTSVSPDGKLVTVVGDHCDGLLVDSRDGKVLSSLVGHFDYSFASAWHPDGLTFATGNQDKTCRVWDVRNLSSSIAVLKGNLGAVRSLHYSSDGQFLTVAEPADFVHIYNTKVDYKKRQEIDLFGEISGVSLSPDDESLFIGVWDRVYASLLQYNRKHAYSYLDSYV; this is encoded by the exons ATGATGAACGCAGGGGATGAGTTTGACTACCTATTGGATGAGGGGGAGATGGGAAATTTCATGGATTATGATATGGATGGAGGTTTTTCTgatggaggtggaggtggaagTGATTCAGAAGATGATTATGCTCTG CTCACTAGAGTGACTGATACATCTGCTGCACAAGCAAGGAGAGGGAGGGATATCCAAGGTATCCCATGGAACAGGCTTCATATAACCAGGCAAAATTACAGAAAGACTCGTTTGGAGCAGTACAAGAACTATGAGAATATTGCTTCCTCTGGCGAGCTGGTAGACAAG AAATGTAAACAAATGAACAAGGGAGGCAATTATTATGAATTCCTGTATAATACCAGACTGGTTAAGCCTACAATCCTTCATTTTCAG TTGCGAAACTTGGTATGGGCGACTTCAAAGCATGATGTTTATTTCATGACAAACGCTTCTGTTAATCACTGGTCTTCAACATCTCGTGCTCTAACGGAGGTCTTAAATTTTTCGGGACATGTGGCTCCAGATGAG AGGCACAATGGGAGCTTGCTAGAAGGATTTACACGAACTCAAATAAGTACAATATCCGTCAAACACAATTTGCTGGTTGCTGGGGGCTTTCAAGGAGAACTCACTTGTAAG CTTTTGGAACGGCATGGGGTTAGTTTTTGTACAAGAACAACCTTAGATGATAATGCAATCACAAATGCTATtgacatatataaaaatatgag TGGCGGTATCCACTTCATGGCATCAAATAATGATTGTGGTGTGCGGGAGTTTGACGTTGAGAGGTTTCAGCTCATAAATCATTTCTGTTTTCCTTGGCCTGTGAAT CATACATCTGTTAGTCCAGATGGCAAACTTGTTACTGTTGTGGGAGATCATTGTGATGGATTGCTGGTAGATTCGCGAGATGGGAAG GTTTTATCGTCGTTGGTAGGCCATTTTGACTAT TCATTTGCTTCAGCTTGGCATCCAGATGGCCTCACTTTTGCCACCGGGAATCAAGATAAGACTTGCCGCGTCTGGGATGTCAGAAACCTCTCATCCTCCATAGCAGTTTTGAAGGGTAATCTGGGTGCTGTTCGCTCTCTTCATTATTCATCCGATGGCCAGTTTCTGACAGTCGCCGAGCCTGCTGACTTTGTTCACATCTACAACACCAAAGTCGATTACAAAAAGAGGCAAGAAATAGACCTCTTCGGGGAGATCTCCGGGGTCTCTTTGAGCCCAGACGATGAGTCTCTCTTCATCGGAGTGTGGGATAGAGTTTATGCCAGTTTGCTTCAGTATAACAGAAAGCATGcctatagttatcttgattccTACGTTTGA
- the LOC120259848 gene encoding probable WRKY transcription factor 20 isoform X2, with the protein MLVPSSIFDDQLISANANNEIQDTVHLHIESDGQAGATEVKSFTNEEHNGTKGSDTVALESKHVNLPTHICPPFDGVNVEPQLPSNGDQPDHGPTLGKQAEDGYNWRKYGQKHVKGSVHPRSYYKCTHPSCQVKKKVERSHDGQITEIIYRGAHNHPKPQPSRRCAFGMPCSVNEMSDATMGSRSCTIIDEELTLSSRQGSEDKNAAEWSSDGPSSSSIVTELSETLSTVKEKQPDLLKLTDDQEIPSTLNKLIDEEDGATQGTMSLEDDGGEDETESKRMKIGSLLIETSSTSRAAHEQKVVVQTNSDVDILDDGYRWRKYGQKVVKGNPNPRSYYKCTNPGCSVRKHVERASHDLKSVITTYEGKHNHEVPVTRNNSQINSCFNMQPASNAQNSGTPAGPANLSIADLRAVQRTEKRQEFGCDFKSGYTDSIIVNQLAGTSLCYDMKAPTLQQMHWASFGLEINPMEAFHASSIPNIVQDYPVSTPTELYRPNISLPSNDLNQGSFILSELQPFLRHRNPREGILRYRQPKQEVNNDNYNSPINAPSDSLAFTDGQYFGGLPL; encoded by the exons ATGCTA GTCCCTTCTTCCATTTTTGATGACCAGCTGATTTCTGCTAATGCGAACAATGAAATTCAGGACACTGTGCACCTGCATATTGAATCTGATGGTCAGGCCGGAGCAACAGAAGTGAAGAGTTTCACCAATGAGGAACATAATGGCACAAAAGGCTCTGATACTGTCGCTCTGGAAAGTAAACATGTCAACCTTCCTACTCATATTTGCCCGCCATTTGATGGAGTGAATGTAGAGCCGCAGTTGCCTTCAAATGGGGATCAACCAGATCATGGTCCTACTTTAGGAAAACAAGCAGAAGATGGATATAACTGGAGAAAGTATGGGCAGAAACATGTCAAAGGGAGTGTACATCCTAGGAGCTACTATAAATGCACTCATCCAAGTTGTCAGGTTAAGAAAAAAGTGGAGCGTTCCCATGATGGTCAAATTACTGAAATCATCTACCGGGGTGCACATAACCATCCTAAACCGCAGCCTTCTCGTCGATGTGCATTTGGAATGCCATGTTCAGTTAATGAGATGTCAGATGCTACTATGGGTTCAAGATCATGTACAATTATAGACGAGGAACTGACTTTGAGTTCTAGACAAGGTTCTGAAGATAAAAATGCTGCAGAATGGAGTAGTGATGGTCCATCATCTTCATCCATTGTTACTGAGCTTTCAGAAACTCTCTCCACTGTCAAAGAGAAACAACCTGATCTTCTTAAGTTGACTGACGATCAAGAGATTCCGTCTACTTTAAACAAGCtgattgatgaagaagatggtgcTACACAGGGGACAATGTCacttgaagatgatggtggtgaaGATGAGACTGAATCAAAGAGAAT GAAAATAGGTTCATTGTTGATTGAAACCAGTTCAACCTCTCGTGCTGCTCATGAACAAAAAGTGGTAGTTCAAACCAACAGCGATGTTGATATTCTTGATGATGGATACCGCTGGCGGAAGTATGGGCAGAAAGTTGTTAAAGGAAATCCAAATCCAAG GAGTTATTACAAATGCACAAATCCTGGATGCTCTGTGAGGAAACATGTAGAAAGAGCTTCGCATGATTTGAAATCAGTGATCACAACTTATGAGGGAAAGCATAACCATGAGGTGCCTGTGACAAGGAACAACAGCCAAATCAACTCCTGTTTTAACATGCAACCTGCATCTAATGCTCAAAACTCAGGAACACCGGCCGGACCGGCCAACTTATCAATTGCTGATTTGCGAGCTGTTCAACGTACTGAGAAGAGACAAGAATTTGGCTGTGACTTCAAATCTGGATACACAGATAGTATCATCGTCAACCAATTAGCAGGTACTTCTCTCTGTTATGATATGAAAGCACCTACTCTGCAACAAATGCACTGGGCCTCTTTTGGACTGGAAATCAACCCCATGGAGGCCTTTCATGCAAGTTCTATTCCGAATATTGTCCAAGACTATCCAGTTTCAACTCCCACCGAACTATACAGGCCAAACATTTCATTGCCCAGCAATGATCTGAATCAAGGAAGTTTCATCCTATCAGAGTTACAACCTTTTCTTCGGCACCGAAATCCCAGAGAGGGTATTCTCCGATATAGGCAGCCTAAACAGGAAGTGAACAATGACAACTATAACTCTCCCATCAATGCTCCATCTGATTCCCTGGCATTCACTGATGGACAGTATTTTGGTGGTCTTCCTTTGTAG
- the LOC120262153 gene encoding 3-dehydroquinate synthase, chloroplastic isoform X2: MAASPSLRPSSRFAPALSASPRRSSSIPAALLVRRHDISAVSLRSLSGDRFGVKQRGMRPRSSGDPFGICCASSSPVVEKAAEEAGSKVSTVVDVDLGNRSYPIYIGSGLLDEPDLLQRHVHGKGVLIVTNTTVAPLYLDKVVKALTHGNPNVSVESVILPDGEKYKEMVFDKAIESRLDRRCTFVALGGGVIGDMCGFAAASFLRGVNFIQIPTTLMAQVDSSVGGKTGINHPLGKNLIGAFYQPQCVLIDTDTLNTLPDRELVSGIAEVIKYGLIRDAEFFEWQEKNMQALLARDPSALAYAVKRSCENKAEVVSLDEKEGGLRATLNLGHTFGHAIENGLGYGDWLHGEAVGAGTVMAVDMSRRLGWIDDSVVERALSILQQARLPTGPPDAMTVEKFKSIMAVDKKVADGLLRLILLKGPLGNCVFTGDYDRNALDETLRAFCKC, from the exons ATGGCTGCCTCTCCTTCTCTCCGTCCCTCTTCCCGCTTCGCTCCTGCCCTCTCTGCCTCCCCTCGACGCTCCAGTTCTATTCCAGCGGCTCTTCTCGTCCGCCGTCACGATATCAGTGCCGTCTCTCTTCGTTCTTTGTCTGGTGATCGCTTTGGGGTGAAGCAGCGAGGGATGAGACCGAGATCCAGCGGAGATCCGTTCGGGATCTGCTGTGCAAGCTCCTCGCCGGTGGTTGAGAAGGCGGCGGAGGAGGCTGGATCAAAGGTTTCCACCGTCGTGGATGTGGATCTTGGCAACCGTAGCTACCCCATCTACATCGGATCCGGCCTTCTGGACGAGCCTGATCTCCTCCAGCG GCATGTTCATGGCAAAGGAGTTCTTATTGTGACGAACACGACGGTTGCGCCGCTTTATCTTGATAAAGTTGTGAAAGCTCTGACTCATGGCAACCCAAATGTATCggttgagagtgtgattttACCTGATGGCGAGAAGTACAAGGAAATG GTGTTTGACAAGGCTATAGAGTCTCGGTTGGATCGGCGGTGTACCTTTGTGGCACTGGGTGGTGGAGTGATTGGTGACATGTGTGGATTTGCTGCAGCCTCTTTTCTTCGTGGTGTCAATTTCATTCAGATTCCAACAACGCTTATGGCTCAG GTGGATTCATCAGTTGGGGGTAAAACTGGGATAAATCATCCTCTGGGCAAAAACTTGATAGGAGCCTTTTATCAACCACAGTGTGTGTTGATAGACACTGATACCTTAAATACACTGCCTGATAGGGAACTGGTCTCTGGTATTGCAGAGGTTATTAAGTATGGGCTTATTAGAGATGCTGAATTCTTTGAGTGGCAAGAGAAGAATATGCAAGCGTTATTAGCAAG GGATCCAAGTGCTTTAGCATATGCTGTCAAACGTTCTTGTGAAAACAAAGCTGAGGTTGTTTCCTTGGATGAGAAGGAAGGTGGATTGAGGGCAACCTTGAACTTGGGTCATACATTTGGTCAT GCAATTGAGAATGGATTAGGCTACGGTGACTGGCTCCATGGAGAAGCTGTTGGAGCTGGCACg GTTATGGCTGTTGACATGTCACGCCGTCTTGGCTGGATTGATGATTCAGTTGTAGAGCGAGCCCTGAGCATCTTGCAACAGGCCAGGCTTCCTACAGGTCCCCCTGATGCTATGACTGTTGAGAAATTCAAATCTATCATGGCT GTTGATAAAAAGGTTGCTGATGGATTGCTACGGCTCATCCTTCTCAAAGGACCTCTTGGTAATTGTGTTTTCACTGGGGACTATGACCGAAATGCCCTTGATGAAACTCTTCGTGCGTTCTGCAAATGCTGA